The following are encoded in a window of Flavobacteriales bacterium genomic DNA:
- a CDS encoding PorV/PorQ family protein: MLLITLPIGALAQSGGESSGGGLDAPKYSNEFLAIGVGARALGMGSAFTSVVNDVTSGYWNPAGILGVQGDLQVGVMHSEYFAGIAKYDYVGLARPIDSMSTIGITFIRFGIDNIPNTIDLIDPSGNIDYDRITSFSSADHAFLVTYARKLRVPGLRIGGNAKVIYRRVGQFGQAWGFGLDGGLQYDRDRWRFAAVARDVTGTFNAWSYTLDQRTVDVFMTTGNEIPENSVEVTLPRMMLGAAREFRFGEKFNLIAALDLENTFDGRRNTLIASDTWSCDPRVGLEVGYANVVYVRTGLSYFQYVTDITDRRQLTMQPNLGLGLKIKSVAIDYALTDIGDNSVALYSNIFSLRFDLFKRPAS; the protein is encoded by the coding sequence ATGCTTCTGATCACCCTGCCTATCGGCGCGCTGGCCCAATCGGGCGGCGAAAGTTCCGGTGGTGGGCTGGACGCTCCCAAGTACAGCAACGAGTTCCTGGCCATCGGCGTGGGCGCCCGTGCCCTGGGCATGGGCAGCGCCTTCACCAGCGTGGTGAACGATGTGACCAGCGGCTACTGGAACCCCGCCGGCATACTGGGGGTGCAGGGCGATCTGCAGGTGGGTGTGATGCATAGCGAGTATTTCGCCGGCATCGCCAAGTACGACTATGTGGGCCTGGCGCGGCCGATCGACTCGATGAGCACCATCGGCATCACCTTCATCCGCTTCGGCATCGACAACATCCCCAACACCATCGACCTGATCGATCCCTCGGGGAACATCGACTACGATCGCATCACCTCCTTCAGCAGCGCCGACCATGCCTTCCTGGTCACCTACGCGCGCAAGCTGCGTGTGCCGGGCCTGCGGATCGGCGGCAACGCCAAGGTGATCTACCGCCGTGTGGGCCAGTTCGGACAGGCCTGGGGCTTCGGGCTGGACGGCGGTCTGCAATACGACCGCGACCGCTGGCGCTTCGCCGCCGTGGCGCGCGATGTCACCGGCACCTTCAACGCCTGGAGCTACACCCTGGATCAGCGCACCGTGGACGTGTTCATGACCACGGGCAACGAGATCCCTGAGAACAGCGTGGAGGTGACCCTGCCGCGCATGATGCTCGGCGCCGCGCGCGAGTTCCGCTTCGGCGAGAAGTTCAACCTGATCGCCGCGCTGGACCTGGAGAACACCTTCGACGGCCGCCGCAACACCCTCATCGCCAGCGATACCTGGAGCTGCGACCCGCGCGTGGGCCTGGAGGTGGGCTATGCCAACGTGGTGTATGTGCGCACCGGCCTCAGCTACTTCCAGTATGTCACCGATATCACCGACCGCAGGCAGCTTACCATGCAGCCCAACCTGGGTCTGGGTCTGAAGATCAAGAGCGTGGCCATCGACTATGCCCTCACCGACATCGGTGACAACAGCGTGGCGCTCTACTCCAACATCTTCTCCCTGCGCTTCGATCTGTTCAAGCGGCCCGCGTCATGA
- a CDS encoding CDP-alcohol phosphatidyltransferase family protein — protein sequence MPRLPDLLTTANLCCGVGSILLASQGQLTLACWLVFAGAAFDVLDGLAARALGGGSELGKQLDSLADMVTFGVAPAFIVWMFASSPIGILGTAILSRFIEPAPGEQQYLVGLAAMALCIASCWRLARFNVDTRQTGGFLGLPTPANGLFWVSLILGVSGVAVVEGPGHAGIMQVLDDLLANPAALFALAIAMAVLMLSSLPLASLKFMHYSWRGNEVIYLLLGIGAMLVVLYGMLAVPPILLLYLLSPLWGKLFSKTL from the coding sequence ATGCCCCGCCTGCCCGACCTGCTGACGACCGCGAACCTATGTTGTGGCGTGGGCTCCATCCTCTTGGCCTCCCAAGGACAGCTAACACTGGCGTGTTGGCTGGTGTTCGCCGGGGCGGCCTTCGATGTGCTGGACGGGCTGGCCGCCAGGGCCCTGGGCGGGGGCAGCGAATTGGGCAAGCAACTGGACAGCCTGGCGGACATGGTCACCTTCGGGGTGGCACCGGCCTTCATCGTCTGGATGTTCGCTTCCAGTCCGATCGGCATCCTGGGGACCGCGATCCTCAGCCGGTTCATCGAGCCCGCGCCCGGTGAGCAGCAGTATCTGGTCGGCCTGGCGGCCATGGCACTATGCATCGCATCCTGCTGGCGGTTGGCCAGATTCAATGTCGACACGCGCCAAACCGGCGGCTTCCTCGGCCTGCCCACCCCGGCCAATGGCCTGTTCTGGGTGTCGCTCATCCTGGGCGTTTCCGGGGTGGCGGTCGTGGAAGGCCCGGGCCACGCAGGCATCATGCAGGTCCTGGACGATCTCCTGGCCAATCCCGCGGCCCTGTTCGCCCTGGCCATCGCCATGGCGGTCCTCATGCTTTCCTCCCTCCCCCTCGCCTCGCTCAAGTTCATGCACTACAGCTGGCGGGGCAACGAGGTCATCTATCTGCTCCTCGGCATTGGAGCGATGCTGGTGGTGCTGTACGGCATGCTGGCCGTTCCGCCGATCCTACTTTTGTACCTGCTCAGCCCGCTGTGGGGCAAGCTCTTTTCCAAAACCCTATGA
- the purS gene encoding phosphoribosylformylglycinamidine synthase subunit PurS encodes MKNFRAAIDVMPHDNLLDPQGKAVTGAMGNLGLPEISGVRIGKHITLHVEAKDKKAAEAKVDEACKKLLANQVMEKYSFLVEEVGS; translated from the coding sequence ATGAAGAACTTCCGCGCCGCCATCGATGTGATGCCCCACGACAACCTGCTGGACCCCCAAGGCAAGGCCGTGACCGGCGCCATGGGCAATCTGGGCCTGCCGGAGATCAGCGGCGTGCGGATCGGCAAGCACATCACCCTGCATGTGGAGGCCAAGGACAAGAAGGCCGCCGAAGCCAAGGTGGACGAGGCCTGCAAGAAGTTGCTGGCCAACCAGGTGATGGAGAAGTACTCCTTCCTCGTTGAGGAAGTTGGAAGTTGA